The Candidatus Rokuibacteriota bacterium genome segment CCTTCCTCGTACTCGGGAATGCCCCGGTCGTCATGCGCGCTCAATTCACGCCGCCTCTCGGCCGCACGCAGTCTCATGTACTTCGCATAGGCCATCTCGTGAGGCGTTTCCGCTCGTGCCCGACCCTGGCAGACTGCGACGAAGTGTTTCTGGGCCTCGGTCTTCGGGGTTCGCCGACCACTTTCCAGCGACTGGTAGAACTCCAAGTGCTTCTGCAGAAGCTCCGTCTCTTCCTCGGTCAGCTCGTATGGAGAAGTCGCCATGTTCATCTCCGCTGTCTGAGGCCGGGGCGTTCAGCCCAGCTCGTCAAGCGTCAGCCTGAAGCCGGGAACGAATTTCTCCACGAAGTACCGCACTTCCGGCAGATCGAGCTCCTCGACCTGCTTCCCGAGAGCCTTCTCGGCCTTCGCGAACTCCTGATTGCCCGCCGCAATCTCCTCCAGGCACTTGATGTACGCGCAGAGCTTGTCCGCTGCCCTGACCAGACCTCGATGAGTCCGGTCGGCCTCCGCGGAAACAAAGAACGGTGCGTAGTCCTCCTTCAGCTCCTCAGGAAGCATGTTGAAAAGTTTCCGTTTCGCCGCCCCCTCGATCTCGTTGTATGCAGCCCGGATCTCGGGGTTGAAGTGCTTGACGGGAGCCGGGAGGTCGCCGGTGAGTACCTCACCGGCATCGTGATAGAGGGCCAGCAGGGCCGTTCTTTCCGGGTTCGCGCTCCCCGCAAATCGCCGATTGCGGATAATTGCCAGCGCGTGAGCGATCATCGCCACACGCAAGCTATGCTCCTGGATGTTCTCGGCGTAGGTGTTGTGCATCAGACCCCAGCGCCGGATGAACTTCATTCGGGAAAGATAGGCGAAGAAATGGCTGATGGCGACGCTCGTCATTGAGGCCACACCCTTCGGAATATGCCAGGGTACTCCACGACCAGCCCGTCGGCATCGACCTGGAGCTCGGCGGTAAACCCGCTCAGCAGACCCTCGTACCGGTACACTCCTCCATCCCGGTCCAGGTGCAGACACGTGTACCGTTGCTTCGCCGGCTTCAACTCCAGCTCGGGAACGCTCAGATAGGCCACCGTGATCTCAGCGGCCTCGCCGGGTCTCAGCGCCAGCCGCCGGATCGGCAGGGTGTTGGTGAACGGCGTCACGGAGATATCCACGTCAATGCAACCGTCGAGCTGCGGAACGGCATCGCCCGACTCTGCGCGCCAGCGGCCTTCGCCGTCCGCACGGAGCGTGAGTCCCTGACCACGACCGCCCAAAAGACCCAGACTCACCTCCCGAACTCTCCACCGCGCGTCGCAACGGATCTCGTACCGGGCGCGGAACGGAACGTCATCCTCCACGCCGAGAATCACGCCGTCCGCCGCAATCCCCGCGCTGTCCTGCACCAGGCGCAGGTGCTCGAGCCCCGGCCCGCTCTCCCGCGCCCACATGACGTCTCGTTTCATCCGGACTCACTCCCTCGCGGGTTTACGTCAAAAGGATCTTCAGGTTCTCCGCGAGCCGCGCCTGACTCGCACGGGCAATTTTCCCCAGCTTCTCGATGAACCGCCGATTGTCGATCGCACGAACTTGATCCACCATGATGTCGGATTTCACCTTCAGCCCCGCCTCTCCGGCTGCGAGATGCACCCTCAGGATTCGGACTTTGGGCTGGATGTTTGTGGTGACCGGGCATACTACCGTTGAAGGATGAACTCCGTTGAGCAGGTCGGTCTGCACGACGATCACCGGCCGAATTTTGCCCGGCTCAGTCCCTCGCCGGGGATTCAGATCCGCGATATACGCATGCCACTTCCTGATCTCCATGGCACACTATTGATCGAGCTCGTCCGAGAGCTTCTCGAAGGCCTCTAGCACCGCTAAGGAATCCCCCGCCACCAGCGCGGACTCTTCGGCGAGCGTCTCCTTGAGGAGCTTCCGCTTCCAGAGCTTGTTGTAAAAGTGGATGGCCTCATTGAAGTAGGCGTTCCGGGACGTCTTCCGCCGACGTAGGATCTCTTCGGACTCCCGCAGCACGCTCTCCTGCAGCTTCAGGGAGAGGATCCTCGACATGCCGCACCTCCGGTAAAGGTATTACCAAAAGGATATACCGAGACTCGAGCGCTCGCCAACCCGATCGGCCTCACCGGTACGCGCACGGGGGGACCTCGGTCTTCCACGCGGCCTGGGGGAGGTGCTGGCCGTGGGGGAAGAGACGGAGCTGGTGGGCCGGGAGCGCGCGAGCGAGCCGCCGCCCCCGGAGCGCGAGGAAGTAGCCCGCGCGGGCCGTGTCCACGCCGATGCACTTGAGGTCCCCGAGCCAGCGGATCACGCTCCGCCGCCGCTCCTGGGCCAGCGTGAGCGCCGCCTTCGGCCCGACGCCGGGCACCCGGAGGAGGAGCTCGTAGGGCGCTGTCATGACGTCCAGCGGAAAGACCTCGGCCTGGCGGAGCGCCCACGCGGTCTTGGGATCGTGGTCCAGGGGGAGGTTGCCGTCGGCGTCGAAGACCAGCTCCTCGAAGCGAAAGCCGTACTGGCGGAGCAGGTGCTCGGCCTGGTAGAGGCGAAGCTCGCGCATGCCTGGCGTCGCCCGCTCGCCTTCCATCGGCGTCCCCACCACGGGCTGGAAGGCGCTGAAGTGGGCATGGTGGAGGAGCTGCTCCCGTTCGAGCCGGGCCACGAGGCCGAGGATTTCCCGGTCCTGCTCCCCGGACGGACCGACGACGAACTGGGTCGTCGTCCCCGCGGGCCTCACGTCTCCAGGTCGCCACTCCTGACGCGCATGGCGAAGGAGGCGACCGGCCAGCTCGAGCTTGGGGAGGAGGTCGCCGCTGAAATCCTTCTCCCTGGCGAGCCTCCTGATGTAGGTGTCACCCGGCGCTTCCAGATTTATCGAGATGCGGTTCGTGAGCCGCGCGGCCTGCTCGACCTGAGCCGGCTCGGCGCCGGGGAGGAGCTTGATGTGGACGTAGCCCCCGAAGCCTTCCTTCTTGCGCAGGATCTCGACGGCCGCGAGCATCCGATCCATCGGGCGCACCGGCTTGCCGGGCACTCCCGAGGTGAGGAAGAGGCCCTGGGCCCAGCCTTTGCGATGGGCCTCCATGAAGGTGGCGGCCACCTCCTCGGGCGCGAGCGCGGTGCGCTTGACCTTGCCCCCGCAGAAGGTGGGGCAGTAGCCGCAGGAGAGGGAGCACGCGTTGGTCTGCATGACGCGCATGATGTTCGTGGAGCCCCCGCCCGGAAGGCGGACCTTCCTGACCCCCACCGAGTTCCCGCTGCCCAGGCCCTTGGGGAGCCCGTGCTCCCTGTCGCCGGTGGCGGCCTCGGCCAGAATCGCGAGCCTGACCTGCAGATCCACGGATCGCCTCTCTGGGGAGTCTGATACTATACATGTGATGAGTACTTGTCAAGCGAAAAAAGAGGGGGCGGGCTAGCCCCAAACCCCGGGGATCCGCGTCTCGCAGGACGGGCACAGCCCCCGGGTCGGGGTGAGGAGGTCCTTCAGGATCGTGTAGCCGACGCGCTCGATGAGGACGGTCTTGCAGGACGGACAGTAGGTGTTCTCGAAGGGCCCGACCCGCCCGGGAATGTTCCCCGCATAGACATAGCGGAGCCCTTCGGCAACGCCGATCTCCGCCGCGCGGATCAGGGCCTTCGCCGTCGTGTTGGCCCGGTCGGTCATCTTGTAGTCCTGGTGAAACGCGGTGACGTGCCAGGGGATGTCGGGGGAGACCGAGACCAGGAACTTCGCGATGTCCCGCAGCTCCTCGTCGGAGTCGTTGAAGCCCGGGACCACGAGCGTCACGATCTCGAGCCAGAAGCCTTTCTGGTGCAGGAGGCGGATCGCGTCGAGCACGACCTTGAGGACCCCCCCCAGCTTCCGGTAGTCCTTGTCGTCGAAGCCCTTGAGGTCCACCTTGTAGAGGTCCACCCACGGCCGGATGTAGTCCAGCACCTCGGGCGTGGCGTTGCCGTTCGAGACATAGGAGCACGTGAGCCCGTGCGCCTTCCCTTCCTTGAAGACCTCGATCGCCCACTCGCTGGTGATCAAGGGCTCGTTGTAGGTGGTGGTGAGAATGCGAGCCCGGTGGCGGAAGGCCAGGTCAACGATCTGCGTGGGAGTGATCTCCTGAGGGGGAACACCCGCTATCGGATCGCGCAAGGCTTGGGAGGTCAAAAAGTTCTGACAATAACCACAATGGTAATCGCATCCGAGCATGCCGAACGACAGCGCGCGCGAGCCGGGGTAGGCGTGGAAGAAGGGCTTCTTCTCGACGGGGTCGAGCTGGAGCGCGGCGACGTAACCGGTAGGGACCATCAAGCGGCCGTCCTCGTTCCAGCGGACCTTGCAGATGCCCTTCTGGCCCGGCGGGATCAGGCACCGATGGCCGCAGGCGTAGCAGCGGACGCGGCCCTCCGGGAGCCGCTCGTAGAGCTCGCCCTCCCGGGCGAGGCGGGAGAGGACCTGTTCCAGGCTGACCGTTTCCGCCATGCTTGCCCTTAGTGTACCTCGAAAGGTGAAGCGAAAAAAACTGGCGAAAACGCCGAAACCGCTTGCCCTAGACGCCGAGGACAGCCGTCACAGCGTCGCGCGTCACGGCAATCAGGCGGTCCACCTGAGCCTCGTTGATGACGAGCGGCGGGGCGAAGAAGACCGAGTCGACACGGGTCCGCGTAAGCACGCCTCGCTTCGTCATCTCGGCGCGGACCCGCTCCCCGGCTTTCTTGTCCGCCGGAAACGCGGCCTTCGTCCCGCGGTCGGCAACCAGCTCGATGGCCGCCAGGAGCCCCTTCCCGCCCCGGATGTCGCCCACGTGCGGGTGATCGCCAAAGGCCTGCCCGAGGCCGTGGTGAAGGCGCGTCCCCATGCGCGCCGCGTTCTCCCAGAGGCGCTCGCGCTCCATGATCTCCAGGTTCTTCAACCCCACGGCGCAGCAGGTCGGGTGGCCCGAGTACGTGTGGGCGTGCATCCAACGGCTGTCCAGCGGGACCGAGTCGATGGCCTCCTTGATCTCGCGCGACACCATGATCCCGCCGAGGGGCAGGTAGCCCGAGGTGACCCCTTTGGCGAAGGACATGATGTCGGGCTCCACGCGCCAGTGGGTCAGCGCGAACCACTGACCGGTCCGGCAGAAGCCGGTGATCACCTCGTCGGCGATGAAGAGGACCTGGTGGCGCGTGCAGACCTCGCGGATGCGCGGGAAGTAGTCGTCGGGAGGGACGATCACGCCGCCGCCGCCGATGATCGGCTCGGCGATGAAGGCTGCGACCGTATCGGGCCCTTCACGGAGGATCGCCTCCTCGAGCTCACGCGCGGCCGCCTGCCCCACCGTCTCGCCGGGCTTGGCGCCCTGGAAGCGGTAGGCGTAGGGCGACTGGATGTGGAGGAAGCCCGGGACACGCGGCTCGAACATCTTCCAGTAGGGGGGCATGCCGGTAGCGCTCATGGCCTGGAGCGTTACGCCGTGGTAGGCGTCGCGCCGGGCGATGATCTTCACCTTGTCGGGCTTCCCCTTGGCCTTCCAGTAGAAGCGCGCCGTCTTGAAGGCCGCCTCGTTGGACTCGGCGCCGCCGCAGGTGAAGAACACGGCCTGCATGTTCTTGTAGGCGAGCCCGATCAGCCGGTCGGCCAGCGTGATCGCCGGGATGTTGGAGAAGCCCACGTAGTTGGAGTAGTACGCCAGCTCCCTCATCTGGGACGCCGCGGCTTCGGCGAGCTCTTCCCTCCCATGCCCGACGCTGACGTTCCAGAGGCCCGAGAGACCGTCGATGTACTCCCGTCCCTGGACGTCCGTGATCACGGCGCCGCGCCCGCGCACGATGATCATGGGCTCGGCGTGCTCCAGCGGGTGATGGAGTGAGTGGATCTGATGGTCCTGGTCGTGCTTCACGAGATCCGCTGGGCTCAACGTGGCCATGCGCCGCCTCCTTGTGCGTGCAACGGGTTGGCTACCGACGAAGGGCTCGAGCGGGAACGTGCTGCCGATAGTCGCCGCCGGGGATGGGCACCGCGCGGCCGCGCGGCCCGTGATACCAGTAGATCCACGCCGTCACCTCGCGCCCGTCGGACAGGCGCACCGCGGTGAGATGGCGAAGATACAGGTCCTGGCCGGGCGCGTCGGGGCGATAACCTTCCTCCCGGTCCAGGATCGCGAGCAGCGCGGGCGCACTCAAGCGATAGACCTCGCCATGGATGGCGCCGGGCTCCTCGCGAACCGCGCCCGGATAGGACCCCAGGTCCAGGAGTCGTCCGTTCACCGTCCCCTCCCCCACGAGCTCGGCCTGTTCGGCGATCAGATGGTGGAGCCTGAAGCCCCGCATGAGGGTGCCGTACGCGAAGAGGAGGTCGGAGCCAGTGCTCACCGGCTCGCCCGACGGTGCCGGGCGATCGCCGCCAGCACTCCTTTCCCGTCCAGGGCCAGGCCACCCACGTCGACGTGCCTGACGATCCCCTGCCTGTCCACGAGAAACGTGGCCCGCCGCTCGAGCCCCCAGAGGTCATCCCAGACGCCGTAGAGACGCCCGACCTTCCCCTTGGGATCGAGGTCGCTCAGGAGCCTGAACGGGAGCTTCAGGCTCTCGGCCCAGGACTTGTTGCGCCCGGGCGCATCCACCGAGATCCCGACGATCTCCGCGTCCTCGCTGTCGAATTTCGCCTTTTCATCCCGAAACCAGGAGAACTCGGCCTGTCACCCCGGAGTGAAGGCGAGAACGTAGAAAGCCAGGACAACGTACTGGCGCTTCGCGAGGACCTCGGACAGGCGGAAGGACTTGCCCTGCTGGTCCGTCAGGGTGAAGTCCGGAGCCTGGCTACCGACGGCGAGAGGCTTGTCAGGCGCCGCAGCCGCCGCAAGCGCGGTCCCGAGCAACGCCAGAGCGAACAGCGTCACTGCGAGGCGCTTCATGGCTGTGGGTCTTTGGGCTCCTCACGGGAGCAGGTGGCTTTGCTCCCTCAGGTGGGAACGCCGAAGCGCGGCAACACCCAGTGCCTCAGCGCCAGCACCCCTACGATGACACCGCCGACGATCAGGAAATCGGTCCAGGTCATGCGGGCGTCCCCCCTCCGTTGACAGCCCGGAGCACCGCGTCGAGGAACTGGCGCTCGGGGAGCGCCCCCTCGAACTGGACGCGGTCGTTGATCACGATCTTCGGCACGGCCATCACCGCGTACTGGCGCGAGAGGTCGGGAAACTCGGTGGCCTCGATGCAGTCGGCCCGGACCTGGGTCGACGCCACCGCCATGTGCTGGGCCAGGCGCACGGCCCGGGGGCAGTACGGTCAGGTCGGTGTGGTGAAGACCCGGATGTGGACCGGCTTGTCGAGCCCGGCCAGGACGGTTTTCGTCTCCGCGGCGAGGGCAGGCTCGCCCGTGGAGGCCACGACGATCGCGTCGATCAGGTTGGTGAACTCATACCCCGACGGCAGGCCGAAGAAGCGGATCCCGTAATCGCGCGCCCCCTCCACGACGATCGCGGGGACCCGGTCAACACCGTAGGCCTCCGCCCGCTGGCGGTCCAGCACCAGGTTCAGGAGGTTGACGCTGAGCTTGTCCGAGCACTCGGCGACTTCCTTGACGAGCAGTTCGGTGTGCAGGCAGCTCTCCGACCCAAGCTCCTGAGAGAAGACCGTGAGCGTGACGGGGCCGACGAGCCTGGTGAATTCCTTCCGGATCGCATCGGTGTCGCGGTCGGTGAGAATGGGCATGAAGTCCTCCGTGAAGCAGTTGAGGTCGATGCCATTATACCGTGCTTCCCGACCGCCGACTACCGCGCGACTGGCAGGTCGTCGCGATTTCCCCACTCGGCCCAGGAGCGGTCGTAGCCCGCCACGCGCGGGTAGCCGAGGAGGCGAAGCACGAAGTACGTATGGGCCGACCTGTGGAAGGTCTGGCAGTAGGATACGACGGCCCTGTCCGGGGTGATCCCCTGGCCCGTGTAGAGGGCACGGAGCTCCTCGACCGGCCTGAAGGTGCCGTCCCGCCTCAGGTGCCGGCGCCACTCGATGTTGACGGCGCCCGGGATGTGGCCGCCCCGCTTGGCCAGGACCTGGACTCCCCGATATTCCTCCGGCGATCGCGCGTCCACCAGGACGACGGCCGGATCCTTGAGCCGGGCCAGGATCCACTCCGCGCCCGCCAGGCGCTCGGGCTTGAGCGTCGCGCGGTAGGCGGTCGGAGTCACCTGGGGGAGCTCCGTCACGAGAGCGAAGTCGCCCCGGCGCCACGCCGCCAGCCCGCCGTTGAGGATGGAGGCCTTCCTGTGCCCGAACAGCTCCAGGGTGAAGAAGAAGCGGGAGGCGTGGAGGCCCCCTGCGTCATCGTAGATCACGACATGGGTCCCCTCGCCGATTCCGAGCCTGCCCAAGAGCTGGGAAGCCTCCTCGGCATCGAGCGCCCGGGAGCCGGCGGGCGGCGCCGGAGGCATCAGCTCCCG includes the following:
- the maoP gene encoding DUF413 domain-containing protein gives rise to the protein MATSPYELTEEETELLQKHLEFYQSLESGRRTPKTEAQKHFVAVCQGRARAETPHEMAYAKYMRLRAAERRRELSAHDDRGIPEYEEGYPRPGWFTDEDWKKLKSRDYAELQLRNRDW
- the yfbR gene encoding 5'-deoxynucleotidase; the protein is MTSVAISHFFAYLSRMKFIRRWGLMHNTYAENIQEHSLRVAMIAHALAIIRNRRFAGSANPERTALLALYHDAGEVLTGDLPAPVKHFNPEIRAAYNEIEGAAKRKLFNMLPEELKEDYAPFFVSAEADRTHRGLVRAADKLCAYIKCLEEIAAGNQEFAKAEKALGKQVEELDLPEVRYFVEKFVPGFRLTLDELG
- a CDS encoding putative glycolipid-binding domain-containing protein; protein product: MKRDVMWARESGPGLEHLRLVQDSAGIAADGVILGVEDDVPFRARYEIRCDARWRVREVSLGLLGGRGQGLTLRADGEGRWRAESGDAVPQLDGCIDVDISVTPFTNTLPIRRLALRPGEAAEITVAYLSVPELELKPAKQRYTCLHLDRDGGVYRYEGLLSGFTAELQVDADGLVVEYPGIFRRVWPQ
- a CDS encoding type II toxin-antitoxin system PemK/MazF family toxin; this translates as MEIRKWHAYIADLNPRRGTEPGKIRPVIVVQTDLLNGVHPSTVVCPVTTNIQPKVRILRVHLAAGEAGLKVKSDIMVDQVRAIDNRRFIEKLGKIARASQARLAENLKILLT
- a CDS encoding radical SAM protein, whose protein sequence is MDLQVRLAILAEAATGDREHGLPKGLGSGNSVGVRKVRLPGGGSTNIMRVMQTNACSLSCGYCPTFCGGKVKRTALAPEEVAATFMEAHRKGWAQGLFLTSGVPGKPVRPMDRMLAAVEILRKKEGFGGYVHIKLLPGAEPAQVEQAARLTNRISINLEAPGDTYIRRLAREKDFSGDLLPKLELAGRLLRHARQEWRPGDVRPAGTTTQFVVGPSGEQDREILGLVARLEREQLLHHAHFSAFQPVVGTPMEGERATPGMRELRLYQAEHLLRQYGFRFEELVFDADGNLPLDHDPKTAWALRQAEVFPLDVMTAPYELLLRVPGVGPKAALTLAQERRRSVIRWLGDLKCIGVDTARAGYFLALRGRRLARALPAHQLRLFPHGQHLPQAAWKTEVPPCAYR
- the amrS gene encoding AmmeMemoRadiSam system radical SAM enzyme, with amino-acid sequence MAETVSLEQVLSRLAREGELYERLPEGRVRCYACGHRCLIPPGQKGICKVRWNEDGRLMVPTGYVAALQLDPVEKKPFFHAYPGSRALSFGMLGCDYHCGYCQNFLTSQALRDPIAGVPPQEITPTQIVDLAFRHRARILTTTYNEPLITSEWAIEVFKEGKAHGLTCSYVSNGNATPEVLDYIRPWVDLYKVDLKGFDDKDYRKLGGVLKVVLDAIRLLHQKGFWLEIVTLVVPGFNDSDEELRDIAKFLVSVSPDIPWHVTAFHQDYKMTDRANTTAKALIRAAEIGVAEGLRYVYAGNIPGRVGPFENTYCPSCKTVLIERVGYTILKDLLTPTRGLCPSCETRIPGVWG
- a CDS encoding aspartate aminotransferase family protein is translated as MATLSPADLVKHDQDHQIHSLHHPLEHAEPMIIVRGRGAVITDVQGREYIDGLSGLWNVSVGHGREELAEAAASQMRELAYYSNYVGFSNIPAITLADRLIGLAYKNMQAVFFTCGGAESNEAAFKTARFYWKAKGKPDKVKIIARRDAYHGVTLQAMSATGMPPYWKMFEPRVPGFLHIQSPYAYRFQGAKPGETVGQAAARELEEAILREGPDTVAAFIAEPIIGGGGVIVPPDDYFPRIREVCTRHQVLFIADEVITGFCRTGQWFALTHWRVEPDIMSFAKGVTSGYLPLGGIMVSREIKEAIDSVPLDSRWMHAHTYSGHPTCCAVGLKNLEIMERERLWENAARMGTRLHHGLGQAFGDHPHVGDIRGGKGLLAAIELVADRGTKAAFPADKKAGERVRAEMTKRGVLTRTRVDSVFFAPPLVINEAQVDRLIAVTRDAVTAVLGV
- a CDS encoding gamma-glutamylcyclotransferase; this translates as MSTGSDLLFAYGTLMRGFRLHHLIAEQAELVGEGTVNGRLLDLGSYPGAVREEPGAIHGEVYRLSAPALLAILDREEGYRPDAPGQDLYLRHLTAVRLSDGREVTAWIYWYHGPRGRAVPIPGGDYRQHVPARALRR
- a CDS encoding redoxin domain-containing protein, with the protein product MKRLAVTLFALALLGTALAAAAAPDKPLAVGSQAPDFTLTDQQGKSFRLSEVLAKRQYVVLAFYVLAFTPG
- a CDS encoding thioredoxin family protein, giving the protein MAVASTQVRADCIEATEFPDLSRQYAVMAVPKIVINDRVQFEGALPERQFLDAVLRAVNGGGTPA
- a CDS encoding sulfurtransferase, which gives rise to MPRLVLLLVGLSLVLPAPARADEHPLLVEPGWLHARLEEQALRIVDMASDPRTYRAGHIRGAVYLGLRELMPPAPPAGSRALDAEEASQLLGRLGIGEGTHVVIYDDAGGLHASRFFFTLELFGHRKASILNGGLAAWRRGDFALVTELPQVTPTAYRATLKPERLAGAEWILARLKDPAVVLVDARSPEEYRGVQVLAKRGGHIPGAVNIEWRRHLRRDGTFRPVEELRALYTGQGITPDRAVVSYCQTFHRSAHTYFVLRLLGYPRVAGYDRSWAEWGNRDDLPVAR